A region from the Euwallacea similis isolate ESF13 chromosome 23, ESF131.1, whole genome shotgun sequence genome encodes:
- the LOC136416395 gene encoding 116 kDa U5 small nuclear ribonucleoprotein component yields MDADLYDEFGNYIGPELDSDEEEEEEPEQQDEDEQREYDDEHMEDEPQPMAIVLHEDKQYYPSALQVYGPDVETIVQEEDTQALDVPLIEPVKKKKFQLKEQELPETTYSMEFLADMMDNTSLIRNVALIGHLHHGKTTFVDCLVRQTHPGYQDNEEKNLRYTDLLFTEQERGCSMKSVPVTLLLQDIKNKSYLMNIFDTPGHVNFSDEVTAAMRLCDGVVLFIDAAEGVMLNTERLLKHAVQEQMQITVCINKIDRLMLELKLPPQDAYYKLRHIVEEINGLLTLYSVDANPQIVSPVLGNVCFASSQYSVCFTLKSFANIYNLYYGEVNVEEFSKRLWGDIYFNPKNRKFTKKAPHNSAQRSFVEFILEPLYKVFAQVVGDVDSTLPKVLDELGIKLTKNEMKLNIRPLLRLVCSKFLGDFNGFVNMCVEHIKSPLDNSKTKIDHIYTGPNTSKIYNDMVNCDQEGVLMVHSSKMYPTEDCTFFQVLGRVMSGTLHAGTDVRILGENYTLQDEEDSRVLTVGRLWIYESRYKVELNRVPAGNWVLIEGIDQSIVKTATITDLAINEDLYIFRPLKFNTQSIIKIAVEPVNPSELPKMLDGLRKVNKSYPLLTTRVEESGEHVVLGTGELYLDCVMHDLRKMYSEIDIKVADPVVAFCETVVETSSLKCFAETPNKKNKLTMIAEPLEKGLAEDIENENVQIGWNKKKLGEFFQTKYDWDLLAARSIWAFGPDNTGPNILVDDTLPSEVDKALLSSVKDSIVQGFQWGTREGPLCEEPIRNSKFKILDAVIAQEPLHRGGGQIIPTARRVVYSAFLMATPRLMEPYLFVEVQAPADCVSAVYTVLAKRRGHVTQDAPVPGSPLYTIKAFIPAIDSFGFETDLRTHTQGQAFCLSVFHHWQIVPGDPLDKSIIIRPLEPQPATHLAREFMIKTRRRKGLSQDVSINKFFDDPMLLELARQDVMLNYPLL; encoded by the exons ATGGATGCTGATTTATATGATGAATTTGGCAATTATATTGGGCCAGAATTAGATAGTGATGAAGAAGAGGAAGAGGAACCTGAGCAGCAAGATGAAGATGAACAACGGGAATATGAT GATGAACACATGGAAGATGAACCGCAGCCAATGGCCATTGTGCTTCATGAAGACAAACAATATTATCCATCAGCTCTCCAAGTGTATGGTCCTGATGTTGAAACCATAGTACAAGAGGAAGACACACAGGCCTTGGACGTACCTCTAATAGAAcctgttaagaaaaaaaagttccaGTTAAAAGAGCAGGAGCTTCCTGAAACTACTTATAGCATGGA atttttagCTGATATGATGGACAACACTTCATTGATTCGCAATGTGGCCTTAATAGGGCATTTGCATCATGGAAAAACTACTTTTGTAGATTGTCTTGTAAGGCAAACTCATCCCGGATATCAagataatgaagaaaaaaatctgcGCTATACTGATTTACTTTTTACTGAGCAGGAAAGGGGCTGTTCCATGAAGTCCGTTCCTGTCACCCTACTTCTccaagatataaaaaataagagttatctgatgaatatttttgacactCCTG GGCATGTGAATTTTTCTGATGAAGTAACTGCAGCTATGCGTTTGTGTGATGGCGTAGTACTCTTCATAGATGCAGCGGAAGGAGTTATGCTAAATACTGAGAGATTGTTGAAGCATGCAGTTCAGGAACAGATGCAGATTACTGTgtgcattaataaaattgatagaCTTATGTTGGAGTTGAAATTGCCTCCTCAAGATGCCTATTACAAGCTTAGGCATATTGTCGAGGAAATTAACGGATTGTTAAC GTTGTACTCTGTGGATGCTAACCCACAAATTGTATCTCCAGTGCTTGGAAATGTTTGTTTTGCTAGCTCCCAATACAGTGTCTGCTTTACATTGAAATCTTTCGCTAACATATACAATCTCTACTATGGAGAAGTGAATGTTGAAGAGTTTTCTAAGAGGCTTTGGGGtgacatttattttaatcctAAGAA tcgaaaattcactaaaaaagCTCCCCACAATTCAGCTCAACGAAGTTTTgtggaatttattttagagCCCCTTTACAAGGTTTTTGCTCAGGTTGTGGGTGATGTTGATTCAACTTTACCCAAAGTCTTGGATGAATTGGGGATTAAGTTGACTAAAAACGAGATGAAATTGAATATTCGGCCTTTGCTACGGTTGGTGTGTAGCAAGTTCCTTGGAGATTTTAATG GATTTGTTAACATGTGTGTGGAACACATTAAATCGCCGCTGGACAATTCCAAAACCAAAATTGACCATATTTATACCGGACCTAACACTAGCAAAATCTATAATGATATGGTTAACTGCGATCAAGAGGGTGTTTTAATG gTCCATAGTTCTAAAATGTACCCAACAGAAGACTGTAccttttttcaagttttggGTAGAGTCATGAGCGGAACTCTCCATGCAGGCACCGATGTGCGTATTTTAGGAGAAAACTACACCTTGCAAGATGAGGAAGACTCTCGGGTTCTGACAGTTGGTCGCCTATGGATTTACGAGTCAAG ATACAAAGTGGAGCTCAACAGAGTGCCTGCTGGCAACTGGGTTCTAATAGAAGGCATTGATCAGTCCATAGTCAAAACCGCAACTATCACCGACCTGGCAATAAATGAGGATTTGTACATTTTCAGACCGTTAAAATTCAACACTCAgagcattattaaaattgctg TGGAGCCTGTAAATCCGTCAGAACTCCCGAAAATGTTAGATGGTCTCagaaaagtaaacaaatcCTATCCGCTATTAACCACAAGAGTTGAGGAATCCGGAGAACATGTCGTTTTAGGTACTGGGGAATTATATCTAGATTGTGTGATGCACGATTTAAGGAAAATGTACTCGGAAATTGATATAAAAGTGGCAGACCCGGTAGTGGCGTTCTGTGAGACGGTGGTCGAAACTTCtagtttaaaatgtttcgCGGAAACACCTAATAAGAAGAACAAGTTGACCATGATTGCGGAGCCCTTGGAGAAAGGTCTTGCGgaagatattgaaaatgaGAACGTTCAGATCGGGTGGAATAAGAAGAAGTTAGGAGAGTTCTTTCAGACTAAGTACGATTGGGATTTGTTAGCAGCCAGGAGTATATGGGCGTTTGGACCGGACAATACTG GTCCCAATATTCTTGTAGACGACACCTTACCGTCAGAAGTAGACAAAGCTCTGTTAAGTTCAGTCAAAGATTCCATCGTTCAGGGCTTCCAATGGGGCACCAGGGAAGGACCACTATGCGAGGAACCGATTcgaaatagcaaatttaaaattttggacgcAGTAATCGCTCAAGAACCACTTCACAGGGGCGGTGGCCAAATTATCCCAACTGCCAGAAGGGTTGTGTATTCTGCTTTCTTAATGGCCACGCCCAGGTTAATGGAACCCTATCTATTCGTGGAAGTACAAGCCCCTGCTGATTGTGTTTCAGCAGTTTATACAGTATTGGCCAAAAGGCG TGGTCACGTGACTCAAGATGCTCCAGTTCCCGGTTCTCCTCTGTACACCATCAAGGCTTTCATTCCAGCAATTGACAGTTTTGGCTTTGAAACAGATTTGAGGACCCACACCCAAGGACAGGCATTTTGTTTATCGGTGTTTCACCATTGGCAG ATTGTACCTGGTGACCCCCTAGACAAATCCATCATAATTAGGCCTTTAGAACCTCAACCTGCAACACATCTAGCTCGTGAATTTATGATCAAAACACGAAGAAGAAAGGGTTTGAGCCAAGACGTATCCATCAACAAGTTCTTTGATGATCCTATGTTGCTTGAACTAGCGCGGCAGGATGTCATGCTCAACTATCCTTTACTTTAA